In Stenotrophomonas sp. ESTM1D_MKCIP4_1, a single genomic region encodes these proteins:
- a CDS encoding TonB-dependent receptor — protein sequence MTIRKALSRHPLSFALTSALLAAVVSPAFAQEAGNEAGGKNATNLDRVSVVGSRIKRAEVEGPAPVTVISRADIDREGFQSVGDMLQTLTQNTTSSFTGDLAVTGFTPNAQVVNLRNLGPGYTLTLVNGRRPAQYPQPYNRDNNVVNIKAIPSSIVERVEVLTGGASAIYGSDAVAGVINIVLRKNYDGNQLRLTTGTTEEGGGDNVNVEYTGGKTGDRWSATYALQYSENEPVFASQRHALADTRNNAAGVAVNPSLSLVALSAGGLNGHVRNQNALYNADACDAFDYTTVTTPARGTYCGSYTQVAARSIWNKNQNFNGYGYGTFDVTDTTQLFGSVNFYKTKAKASGGIEFWGTSGDRFTSNPSGAATGVYYDSNLRDLIQLQRTFNPFELGGNEAASTLYDEKSYDITFGAQGTFADRFDWEASVNYGKYEYEADRPRLLAKAVHDYFLGPLQGYISNYPIYALNQDRWNTPITPEIYQSFATRVKNVAESTSATANFNVSGDLFELPAGPVGFAAVFEGIRQTTDLVSDVRTNQLRPIDDQTIYNLTSSGETHGARNRYAVGTEFRVPIFSNLSMNLAGRWDKYDDITAVDDAKTFNVGLEYRPFSNLLIRGSYATSFRAPDMQLVYAEGAASFSTILDEYSCRSGTGLGQAAGAPGRTRAQCNVTGDVTLYQAQSLIAGNPNLKEEEGKSWGAGFVWDIMDSMSMSVDYYKIRLEDASTQLSSTYLLQNEANCRLGVRPDGTPFEQGADSAFCRNLTALVTRTSAPGTTLDGRISQINTAYINAALLETSGIDATFKYKLDTDRLGDFGLDLGYSLVLTNKYQENSDDELIDYRDLPLYDYSQRSRVRGSLSWAGDEWGATLFGTRYGSNWNAAWTERLAPYMQYNLQISKKFGPNVRAEFTVVNLTDNQFRRDTTNTAYPYFNSFIGADPLGRRYYFSLSYRF from the coding sequence ATGACCATCCGCAAGGCGCTCAGCCGCCACCCGCTGAGCTTCGCTCTGACGTCCGCCCTGCTGGCAGCCGTCGTTTCGCCCGCCTTTGCCCAGGAAGCCGGCAACGAAGCCGGCGGCAAGAACGCCACCAACCTGGACCGCGTCTCGGTCGTCGGCTCGCGCATCAAGCGCGCTGAAGTCGAAGGCCCGGCACCGGTCACCGTCATTTCGCGCGCCGACATCGACCGCGAAGGCTTCCAGTCGGTCGGCGACATGCTGCAGACCCTGACCCAGAACACCACGAGCTCGTTCACCGGCGATCTCGCCGTGACCGGCTTCACGCCCAACGCCCAGGTGGTCAACCTGCGCAACCTGGGCCCGGGCTACACGCTGACCCTGGTGAACGGCCGCCGCCCGGCGCAGTACCCGCAGCCGTACAACCGCGACAACAACGTGGTCAACATCAAGGCCATCCCGAGCTCGATCGTCGAGCGCGTTGAAGTCCTGACCGGTGGCGCCTCGGCCATCTACGGTTCGGACGCTGTCGCCGGCGTGATCAACATCGTGCTGCGCAAGAACTACGACGGCAACCAGCTGCGCCTGACCACCGGCACCACCGAAGAAGGCGGCGGCGACAACGTCAACGTCGAGTACACCGGCGGCAAGACCGGCGACCGCTGGAGCGCGACCTACGCCCTGCAGTACAGCGAGAACGAGCCGGTGTTCGCTTCGCAGCGCCACGCGCTGGCCGACACGCGCAACAATGCCGCCGGCGTTGCGGTGAACCCGTCGCTGTCCCTGGTTGCACTGAGCGCGGGCGGCCTGAACGGCCACGTGCGCAACCAGAACGCGCTGTACAACGCTGACGCCTGTGATGCGTTCGATTACACCACCGTGACCACCCCGGCCCGTGGCACCTACTGCGGCAGCTACACCCAGGTCGCAGCCCGTTCGATCTGGAACAAGAACCAGAACTTCAACGGCTACGGCTACGGCACCTTCGACGTGACCGACACCACCCAGCTGTTCGGCAGCGTCAACTTCTACAAGACCAAGGCCAAGGCCAGCGGCGGCATCGAGTTCTGGGGCACCTCGGGTGACCGCTTCACCTCCAACCCGAGCGGCGCCGCGACGGGCGTGTACTACGACTCGAACCTGCGCGACCTGATCCAGCTGCAGCGTACCTTCAACCCGTTTGAACTGGGTGGCAACGAAGCAGCCAGCACCCTGTACGACGAAAAGAGCTACGACATCACCTTCGGTGCGCAGGGCACCTTCGCCGACCGCTTCGACTGGGAAGCCAGCGTCAACTACGGCAAGTACGAGTACGAAGCCGATCGCCCGCGCCTGCTGGCCAAGGCCGTGCATGACTACTTCCTGGGCCCGCTGCAGGGCTACATCAGCAACTACCCGATCTACGCGCTGAACCAGGACCGCTGGAACACGCCGATCACCCCGGAGATCTACCAGAGCTTCGCCACCCGCGTGAAGAACGTTGCTGAGTCGACCTCGGCAACCGCCAACTTCAACGTCAGCGGCGATCTGTTCGAGCTGCCGGCCGGCCCGGTGGGCTTCGCAGCGGTGTTCGAGGGCATCCGCCAGACCACCGACCTGGTCAGCGACGTGCGTACCAACCAGCTGCGTCCGATCGACGACCAGACCATCTACAACCTGACCAGCTCGGGCGAAACCCACGGCGCGCGTAACCGCTATGCGGTCGGCACCGAGTTCCGCGTGCCGATCTTCAGCAACCTGTCGATGAACCTGGCGGGCCGCTGGGACAAGTACGACGACATCACCGCCGTCGACGATGCCAAGACCTTCAACGTCGGCCTGGAATACCGTCCGTTCAGCAACCTGCTGATCCGCGGTTCCTACGCCACCAGCTTCCGCGCACCGGACATGCAGCTGGTCTACGCCGAAGGCGCCGCTTCGTTCTCGACCATCCTGGACGAATACAGCTGCCGTTCCGGTACCGGTCTGGGCCAGGCCGCAGGTGCTCCGGGCCGTACCCGCGCACAGTGCAACGTGACCGGCGACGTGACCCTGTACCAGGCGCAGTCGCTGATCGCCGGCAACCCGAACCTGAAGGAAGAAGAAGGCAAGTCGTGGGGCGCCGGCTTCGTGTGGGACATCATGGATTCGATGTCCATGTCGGTGGACTACTACAAGATCCGCCTGGAAGATGCCTCCACCCAGCTCAGCTCCACCTACCTGCTGCAGAACGAAGCCAACTGCCGCCTGGGCGTGCGCCCGGATGGCACGCCGTTCGAGCAGGGCGCCGATTCGGCCTTCTGCCGCAACCTGACTGCACTGGTCACCCGTACCAGCGCACCGGGCACCACCCTGGACGGCCGCATCTCGCAGATCAACACCGCGTACATCAACGCGGCGCTGCTGGAAACCAGCGGTATCGATGCCACCTTCAAGTACAAGCTGGATACCGACCGCCTCGGCGACTTCGGCCTGGACCTGGGCTACTCGCTGGTGCTGACCAACAAGTACCAGGAAAACAGCGACGACGAGCTGATCGACTACCGCGACCTGCCGCTGTATGACTACAGCCAGCGCAGCCGCGTGCGCGGCAGCCTGAGCTGGGCCGGCGACGAATGGGGTGCCACCCTGTTCGGTACCCGCTACGGCTCGAACTGGAATGCCGCCTGGACCGAACGCCTGGCACCGTACATGCAGTACAACCTGCAGATCAGCAAGAAGTTCGGCCCGAACGTGCGTGCCGAGTTCACGGTGGTCAACCTGACCGACAACCAGTTCCGTCGCGATACCACCAACACGGCGTACCCGTACTTCAACAGCTTCATCGGCGCCGACCCGTTGGGCCGTCGCTACTACTTCAGCCTGTCCTACCGCTTCTGA
- a CDS encoding S9 family peptidase: MYKLSFALLALAVGATTVPASAAAPAYSVEDFVKHAAYGNVRISPNGEYLAVTMDHGDQDVLAVLRTSDLKILKVNQLPEKKSVGQFTWIAPDRLMFNAVKKMGGYAQPFGTGEWFAVNADGSQAVPLIFYGTRDATQRGKTVGRESFSLLDTLKNDDRNVIMQSRYPRSNEGAGTQVVQVDTFSGRRTVLARAPKDDCSIALDAQKEPRFAVCSSSRNEEGEYDERTELYRRDGRDWTLVNASKTDGKHLWVERATADGTVYVTQSDDKSPGAIGTLDTATGTFTSLFQDPVAEVSDYIWSTDDNRLLGVITEAGAPKVTLVDENHPDAELYGSLAASFPGELVDFSSHTADGSKIIVSVYSDSNPGELYLYDRATGKARFLMQRAPQLDKARMASVKPFSFTARDGKTIHAYLTLPHGSDGKNLPLIVNPHGGPIGPRDNWGFSGETQLFASRGYAVLQVNYRGSGGYGKAFQDAGHKQWADGIQNDIIDATQWTINQGYANKDRICIYGGSFGGYSSLMAPIRAPGLFKCTFGYVGVYDIDMMFKKGDIPERESGQRFLRRTHGTDTADWTRTSPARRASEVKIPVYLAAGARDVRTPPEQTELMNKALIAAGNKPEGMIIEPGEMHGFYGVPARVKLYTTMLDFFGRHIGSPAASGAKAAH; the protein is encoded by the coding sequence ATGTACAAGCTGTCCTTCGCCCTGCTTGCCCTGGCAGTGGGCGCGACCACCGTGCCGGCCTCCGCCGCCGCACCGGCCTACTCCGTCGAAGATTTCGTCAAGCACGCGGCCTACGGCAACGTGCGCATCTCGCCCAACGGCGAGTACCTGGCCGTCACCATGGACCACGGTGACCAGGACGTCCTTGCGGTGCTGCGCACCAGCGATCTGAAGATCCTCAAGGTCAACCAGCTGCCGGAAAAGAAGAGCGTGGGCCAGTTCACCTGGATCGCGCCGGACCGGCTGATGTTCAATGCGGTGAAGAAGATGGGCGGCTATGCCCAGCCCTTTGGCACCGGCGAATGGTTCGCGGTGAACGCCGATGGCAGCCAGGCCGTGCCGCTGATCTTCTACGGCACCCGCGACGCCACCCAGCGTGGCAAGACCGTGGGCCGGGAGAGCTTCAGCCTGCTCGACACGCTGAAGAATGATGACCGCAACGTCATCATGCAGTCGCGCTACCCGCGCTCCAACGAAGGTGCCGGCACCCAGGTGGTGCAGGTGGATACCTTCAGCGGCCGCCGCACGGTGCTCGCACGCGCGCCCAAGGACGACTGCTCCATCGCGCTGGACGCGCAGAAAGAACCACGTTTCGCCGTCTGTTCGTCCAGCCGAAATGAAGAAGGCGAGTACGACGAGCGCACCGAACTGTACCGCCGCGATGGCCGCGACTGGACCCTGGTCAACGCGTCCAAGACCGATGGCAAGCACCTGTGGGTCGAGCGCGCCACCGCCGATGGCACCGTGTATGTCACCCAGAGCGATGACAAGTCGCCCGGCGCGATTGGTACGCTGGACACCGCCACCGGCACCTTCACTTCCCTGTTCCAGGACCCGGTGGCTGAAGTCTCCGATTACATCTGGTCCACCGATGACAACCGCCTGCTGGGCGTGATCACCGAAGCCGGCGCCCCCAAGGTGACCCTGGTCGATGAGAACCATCCGGATGCGGAACTGTACGGTTCCCTGGCGGCTTCGTTCCCGGGCGAGCTGGTGGATTTCTCCAGCCACACCGCCGACGGCAGCAAGATCATCGTTTCGGTCTACAGCGACAGCAATCCGGGCGAGCTCTATCTGTATGACCGTGCCACCGGCAAGGCACGCTTCCTGATGCAGCGCGCGCCGCAGCTGGACAAGGCCCGCATGGCCTCGGTCAAGCCGTTCAGCTTCACCGCGCGCGACGGCAAGACCATCCACGCTTACCTCACCCTGCCCCATGGCAGCGACGGCAAGAACCTGCCGCTGATCGTCAACCCGCACGGCGGCCCGATCGGCCCGCGTGACAACTGGGGCTTCTCCGGCGAAACGCAGTTGTTCGCCAGCCGCGGCTACGCGGTGCTGCAGGTGAACTACCGCGGCTCGGGCGGCTACGGCAAGGCGTTCCAGGATGCGGGCCACAAGCAGTGGGCCGATGGCATCCAGAACGACATCATTGATGCCACCCAGTGGACCATCAACCAGGGCTATGCCAACAAGGACCGCATCTGCATCTACGGCGGCAGCTTCGGTGGCTACTCCTCGCTGATGGCACCGATCCGTGCACCGGGCCTGTTCAAGTGCACCTTCGGCTACGTTGGCGTCTACGACATCGACATGATGTTCAAGAAGGGCGACATCCCCGAGCGTGAGTCGGGCCAGCGCTTCCTGCGCCGCACCCACGGCACCGACACCGCCGACTGGACCCGCACCTCGCCTGCACGCCGCGCTTCGGAAGTGAAGATTCCGGTGTACCTGGCCGCAGGCGCGCGCGACGTGCGCACGCCGCCGGAGCAGACCGAGCTGATGAACAAGGCGCTGATCGCCGCGGGCAACAAGCCCGAGGGCATGATCATCGAGCCCGGCGAAATGCACGGCTTCTACGGCGTGCCAGCACGGGTGAAGCTGTACACCACGATGCTGGACTTCTTCGGGCGCCATATCGGCTCCCCGGCAGCGTCGGGGGCAAAGGCGGCCCACTGA
- a CDS encoding SEL1-like repeat protein has translation MYRRLILTALLPFALHAPLALAAKPSPAAAPDPTEDPMMITAGFLSGHPDLRFRLLGIEKRDAGKMEQAFGFFQRAGFYADKPSQAMVAEMLWNGTGTPVDRALAYAWMDLAAERGYEGFLDLRERYWAALTPAERDRALQEGPAIYARFGDEAARPRIDTALRRERRQVTGSRTGMAGNLRIMVPGPAGPMEIDGSKFYDDRFWDPVKYQAWQDSVWAKPKVARVDVGEATQIKDESDRRTRIDAGAPQVDAPEPKTADELPRLDNGNP, from the coding sequence ATGTACCGCAGGCTCATTCTCACAGCCCTGCTGCCCTTCGCGCTGCACGCCCCGCTTGCACTGGCTGCCAAGCCCTCGCCGGCGGCCGCACCGGATCCCACCGAAGATCCGATGATGATCACCGCCGGCTTCCTCAGCGGCCACCCCGACCTGCGCTTCCGCTTGCTGGGCATCGAAAAACGCGATGCGGGCAAGATGGAACAGGCGTTCGGCTTCTTCCAGCGTGCCGGCTTCTACGCCGACAAGCCATCGCAGGCGATGGTGGCGGAAATGCTCTGGAACGGTACCGGCACCCCGGTCGACCGTGCGCTGGCCTATGCCTGGATGGATCTGGCCGCCGAACGCGGCTATGAAGGTTTCCTCGACCTGCGCGAGCGCTACTGGGCAGCGTTGACGCCTGCCGAGCGTGATCGTGCCCTGCAGGAGGGCCCGGCCATCTATGCACGTTTCGGCGATGAAGCCGCGCGCCCGCGCATCGACACCGCGCTGCGCCGCGAACGCCGCCAGGTCACCGGCAGCCGCACTGGCATGGCCGGCAACCTGCGCATCATGGTGCCCGGCCCGGCCGGCCCGATGGAGATCGATGGCAGCAAGTTCTACGACGACCGCTTCTGGGACCCGGTAAAATACCAGGCCTGGCAGGATTCGGTCTGGGCCAAGCCCAAGGTCGCACGGGTGGATGTGGGCGAAGCAACCCAGATCAAGGACGAGAGCGACCGCAGGACACGCATTGACGCAGGCGCGCCCCAGGTGGATGCCCCTGAACCGAAGACGGCCGACGAACTGCCCCGGCTGGACAACGGCAACCCGTGA
- a CDS encoding M13-type metalloendopeptidase, whose translation MTRTPKIVLLTLAVSAALVGCGKTDTPAKDATASTPSATEQATTYTLDEAKLPAYNAFQASDLDSALDACGAFGDYVNSKWLAANEIPGDRTSWGAFTILDERSVAVQHQLAEQVAQVKNPNHIEKIVGDLWATGMDEAKINAQGIEPLKADLAAIDGLQDKAAIADYLRSSAAKGENMLFGFGAEADFKNSAVNMAYASQGGLGLPDTTYYTDAKNADKLKAYQAHVAKVLELSGVAAADAAKQAEEVVKFETRLAKASKSRVDLSRNVELFYNPVTLADADKLTPNFSWTEFFKSQGVAAPEKFSLAMPAFHEEVSKALGDTDPSIWRAYLRFHTVDGASPYLSDAFVDENYAFYGKTLNGQKEQKPRWKRVLGTIENDAGEAFGQLYVKVAFSPEAKAKMEELVKNLAASLKERIQGLSWMSDETKAKAIAKWETFTPKIGYPDKWRDWAGLQTQRDSYLGNVRAANEFNYKFNLSKVGKPVDKTEWGMTPQTVNAYYNPLQNEIVFPAAILQPPFFDPKADDALNYGGIGAVIGHEMTHGYDDQGARFGPSGNLEDWWTPADKKNFEGLTGKLVKQFDQYKVDGQAVNGHLTLGENIADLGGLATAYDALQKATAGKEDPKVDGFTRDQRFFFNWATVWRTKYTAENAKVRLATDPHAPAQFRAMGAPSNLPTFAAAFQCKAGSPMARTGDQQVVIW comes from the coding sequence GTGACCCGTACTCCCAAGATCGTGCTGCTGACCCTGGCCGTTTCGGCCGCGCTGGTCGGCTGCGGCAAGACCGATACCCCGGCCAAGGACGCCACCGCCTCCACGCCGTCCGCGACCGAACAGGCCACCACCTACACGCTCGACGAAGCCAAGCTGCCGGCGTACAACGCCTTCCAGGCCAGTGACCTGGACAGCGCCCTGGACGCCTGTGGCGCCTTCGGCGACTACGTCAACAGCAAGTGGCTGGCGGCCAACGAAATCCCGGGCGACCGCACCAGCTGGGGCGCCTTCACCATCCTCGACGAGCGCTCGGTGGCCGTGCAGCACCAGCTGGCCGAACAGGTGGCGCAGGTCAAGAACCCGAACCACATCGAGAAGATCGTCGGCGACCTGTGGGCCACCGGCATGGACGAGGCCAAGATCAACGCCCAGGGCATCGAGCCGCTGAAGGCTGACCTGGCCGCCATCGACGGCCTGCAGGACAAGGCCGCCATCGCCGATTACCTGCGCAGCAGCGCGGCCAAGGGCGAAAACATGCTGTTCGGCTTCGGCGCCGAAGCAGATTTCAAGAACTCGGCCGTGAACATGGCCTACGCCAGCCAGGGTGGCCTGGGCCTGCCGGACACCACCTATTACACCGACGCCAAGAACGCCGACAAGCTGAAGGCCTACCAGGCGCACGTCGCCAAGGTGCTGGAACTGTCAGGCGTGGCCGCTGCCGACGCCGCCAAGCAGGCGGAAGAAGTGGTCAAGTTCGAGACCCGCCTGGCCAAGGCTTCCAAGTCGCGCGTCGATCTGTCGCGCAACGTCGAGCTGTTCTACAACCCGGTCACCCTGGCCGACGCCGACAAGCTGACCCCGAACTTCAGCTGGACCGAGTTCTTCAAGTCGCAGGGCGTTGCCGCTCCGGAGAAGTTCTCGCTGGCCATGCCGGCCTTCCATGAGGAAGTGAGCAAGGCGCTGGGCGATACCGATCCGTCGATCTGGCGCGCATACCTGCGCTTCCACACCGTCGATGGCGCCTCGCCGTACCTGAGCGATGCCTTTGTCGATGAGAACTACGCGTTCTACGGCAAGACCCTCAACGGCCAGAAGGAACAGAAGCCGCGCTGGAAGCGCGTGCTGGGCACCATCGAGAACGATGCCGGCGAAGCCTTCGGCCAGCTGTACGTGAAGGTTGCCTTCTCGCCGGAAGCCAAGGCGAAGATGGAAGAGCTGGTGAAGAACCTGGCGGCCTCGCTGAAGGAACGCATCCAGGGCCTGAGCTGGATGAGCGACGAAACCAAGGCCAAGGCCATCGCCAAGTGGGAAACCTTCACCCCGAAGATCGGTTACCCGGACAAGTGGCGTGACTGGGCCGGCCTGCAGACCCAGCGCGACAGCTACCTGGGCAACGTGCGCGCCGCCAACGAGTTCAACTACAAGTTCAACCTGTCCAAGGTCGGCAAGCCGGTGGACAAGACCGAGTGGGGCATGACCCCGCAGACGGTCAATGCCTACTACAACCCGCTGCAGAACGAGATCGTGTTCCCGGCCGCCATCCTGCAGCCGCCGTTCTTCGACCCGAAGGCCGACGACGCGCTGAACTACGGCGGCATCGGCGCAGTGATCGGCCACGAAATGACCCACGGTTACGACGACCAGGGCGCACGCTTCGGGCCGAGCGGCAATCTGGAAGACTGGTGGACCCCGGCGGACAAGAAGAACTTTGAAGGCCTGACCGGCAAGCTGGTCAAGCAGTTCGACCAGTACAAGGTTGACGGCCAGGCGGTGAACGGCCACCTGACCCTGGGTGAGAACATCGCTGACCTGGGTGGCCTGGCCACCGCCTACGACGCCCTGCAGAAGGCGACCGCCGGCAAGGAAGACCCGAAGGTCGACGGCTTCACCCGTGACCAGCGCTTCTTCTTCAACTGGGCGACCGTGTGGCGCACCAAGTACACCGCGGAGAACGCCAAGGTCCGCCTGGCCACCGACCCGCACGCCCCGGCGCAGTTCCGCGCCATGGGTGCGCCGTCGAACCTGCCGACCTTCGCTGCCGCGTTCCAGTGCAAGGCCGGCTCGCCGATGGCCCGCACCGGCGACCAGCAGGTGGTGATCTGGTGA
- a CDS encoding M13 family metallopeptidase encodes MPNFRPLAVALGISLATLVPTHDAFAAKKKATRAPAVSAQCSDFYDATNADWLKANPVPQSGAATALGQLVDRSRQQQRELLDAAMKAPQGNVQKLLGDFWASGLDEAAVEADGSNPIAPLLTRINAIKKAKDVPASIAALHQVGIPVAFNFGPDVDLKALDRHIGYFMQGGMGLPDPAFYTRTDADTVALMGRYRNYVKQILALTGTPAAKLDAEAQSVIALETELARNAQSLAGINNPFNNYAPISTKDLNSRYRNLQLDAFLKVQGVNDDLVSLADPALFKQLDTMVTKLKPEQWKAYLRWRVGDSMAPYLSKAYRDAEFEFRGRVLRGQTLPAQRWENVLDAINVAAGPMVGREYAARHLSAEDRRQAAWIVDKVREVQIEAVKNSTWMSTEAKAEAQAKLAALKIEIGTPLRDLDYSVQPMGRGSFGGNMLIASTWRHREEMKRIGKGNADRRWDVLPQQPSLAYDLAQNRLIVTAAILQGPVFNAKADAADKFGSFGGLVGHELNRAVDAKGALVDAKGELRSWWTPADKTAWTLLGNRVAAQYSAYDFPGVKGAKVNGTLTQEENLADIAGLELAWAAYTAQEPKAKPAQQQGFFRAWAALWPQQLSPNEAARRLTADIRAPGRWRTNGPLSNLPAFAATYSCKAGQPMQRTEAEQIKVWR; translated from the coding sequence ATGCCCAATTTCCGTCCGCTTGCCGTCGCCCTGGGTATCAGCCTGGCGACCCTGGTCCCGACCCACGATGCGTTTGCCGCCAAGAAGAAGGCCACGCGCGCCCCGGCCGTCAGCGCCCAGTGCAGCGATTTCTACGATGCAACCAACGCGGACTGGTTGAAGGCCAACCCGGTGCCGCAGTCCGGTGCCGCCACCGCGCTGGGCCAGCTGGTCGACCGCAGCCGCCAGCAGCAGCGTGAACTGCTGGACGCCGCGATGAAGGCGCCGCAGGGCAACGTGCAGAAGCTGCTGGGCGATTTCTGGGCCAGCGGCCTGGACGAGGCCGCGGTTGAGGCCGACGGCTCCAACCCGATCGCCCCGTTGCTGACCCGCATCAACGCCATCAAGAAGGCCAAGGATGTGCCGGCCTCGATCGCCGCGCTGCACCAGGTGGGCATCCCGGTGGCCTTCAACTTCGGCCCGGACGTGGACCTGAAGGCGCTGGACCGCCATATCGGCTACTTCATGCAGGGCGGCATGGGCCTGCCCGATCCGGCCTTCTACACCCGTACCGACGCCGACACCGTGGCCCTGATGGGTCGCTACCGCAACTACGTCAAGCAGATCCTGGCGCTGACCGGCACCCCGGCCGCCAAGCTGGATGCCGAAGCGCAGTCGGTGATCGCGCTGGAAACCGAACTGGCCCGCAATGCGCAGTCGCTGGCCGGCATCAACAACCCGTTCAACAACTACGCGCCGATCTCCACCAAGGATCTGAACAGCCGCTACCGCAACCTGCAGCTGGATGCCTTCCTGAAGGTGCAGGGCGTGAACGACGACCTGGTCTCGCTGGCCGACCCGGCCCTGTTCAAGCAGCTCGACACCATGGTCACCAAGCTCAAGCCGGAACAGTGGAAGGCCTACCTGCGCTGGCGCGTGGGCGATTCGATGGCGCCGTACCTGTCCAAGGCCTACCGCGACGCCGAGTTCGAGTTCCGTGGTCGCGTCCTGCGTGGCCAGACTCTGCCGGCGCAGCGCTGGGAGAACGTGCTGGACGCCATCAATGTGGCCGCCGGCCCGATGGTCGGCCGCGAGTATGCCGCCCGCCATCTGTCGGCGGAAGATCGCCGCCAGGCCGCGTGGATCGTCGACAAGGTGCGTGAAGTGCAGATCGAGGCGGTCAAGAACAGCACCTGGATGAGCACCGAAGCCAAGGCTGAAGCACAGGCCAAGCTGGCCGCGCTGAAGATCGAGATCGGCACCCCGCTGCGTGACCTGGATTACAGCGTGCAGCCGATGGGGCGTGGTTCGTTCGGTGGCAACATGCTGATTGCTTCGACCTGGCGCCACCGCGAGGAAATGAAGCGCATCGGCAAGGGCAATGCCGACCGTCGCTGGGATGTGCTGCCGCAGCAGCCGTCGCTGGCCTACGACCTGGCGCAGAACCGCCTGATCGTCACCGCCGCCATCCTGCAGGGCCCGGTGTTCAATGCCAAGGCGGATGCCGCCGACAAGTTCGGCAGCTTCGGTGGCCTGGTCGGGCACGAACTGAACCGCGCCGTCGATGCCAAGGGCGCCCTGGTCGATGCCAAGGGCGAACTGCGCAGCTGGTGGACCCCGGCCGACAAGACCGCCTGGACGCTGCTCGGCAACCGCGTCGCCGCCCAGTACAGCGCCTACGACTTCCCGGGCGTGAAGGGTGCCAAGGTCAACGGCACGTTGACCCAGGAAGAGAACCTGGCCGACATCGCCGGCCTGGAACTGGCCTGGGCGGCCTACACCGCACAGGAACCGAAGGCCAAGCCGGCGCAGCAGCAGGGCTTCTTCCGCGCCTGGGCCGCACTGTGGCCGCAGCAGCTGTCGCCGAACGAAGCCGCACGCCGTCTGACCGCCGATATCCGTGCACCGGGGCGCTGGCGCACCAATGGTCCGCTGTCGAACCTGCCGGCCTTCGCCGCCACCTACAGCTGCAAGGCCGGCCAGCCGATGCAGCGTACCGAGGCCGAGCAGATCAAGGTCTGGCGTTGA